In Naumovozyma castellii chromosome 1, complete genome, one DNA window encodes the following:
- the DPM1 gene encoding dolichyl-phosphate beta-D-mannosyltransferase (ancestral locus Anc_7.540): protein MAIINSVIVPAYKEKLNIKPLTTRLFAALGNDASKTTELIFVDDNSQDGSVEEVEALQKQGYNVKIIVRTTERGLSSAVMRGFHDAEGEYLLCMDADLQHPPESVPDMFDNLRNHPFVLGTRYAPGVGIDKDWPLYRRVISSTARMMARPLTTASDPMSGFFGLQKKYLLDPSAKDIDTQGFKIALELLAKLPLPADQPIGEIPFSFGVRTEGESKLSGKVIVQYLEQLRELYVYKFGANNLLLFLAFWIILALYVVYQLFCLVF, encoded by the coding sequence ATGGCTATCATCAATTCTGTTATTGTTCCTGCATAcaaggaaaaattgaatatcaaACCATTGACTACCAGATTATTTGCAGCCTTGGGCAATGATGCTTCTAAGACCACTGAGTTAATTTTCGTTGATGATAACTCTCAAGATGGTTCtgttgaagaagtggaAGCTTTGCAAAAGCAAGGCTATAATGTTAAGATTATTGTTAGAACTACTGAACGTGGTCTTTCCTCAGCCGTCATGAGAGGTTTCCATGATGCTGAAGGTGAATATTTACTGTGTATGGATGCTGATTTACAACACCCTCCTGAAAGTGTTCCAGACATGTTTGACAATTTGAGAAACCACCCATTTGTTCTAGGTACTAGATATGCGCCAGGTGTTGGTATTGACAAGGACTGGCCTTTGTATCGAAGAGTCATCTCTTCCACTGCTAGAATGATGGCCAGACCACTAACAACTGCTTCTGACCCAATGAGTGGGTTCTTTGGTttacaaaagaaatacTTATTGGATCCATCTGCAAAGGACATCGATACCCAAGGTTTCAAAATTGCATTAGAATTATTAGCCAAATTACCATTACCTGCTGATCAACCAATTGGTGAAATTCCATTTTCCTTTGGTGTCAGAACTGAAGGTGAATCCAAATTGTCTGGTAAGGTCATCGTCcaatatttggaacaattaAGAGAATTATATGTTTACAAATTTGGCGCTAAcaatttgttgttgtttttaGCCTTTTGGATTATCTTGGCATTATATGTTGTTTATCAATTATTCTGTCTTGTCttttaa
- the MED11 gene encoding Med11p (ancestral locus Anc_2.436), whose translation MPQPEYIQERLQNLEDIDIKVCKMLHEASQIVFTFGELKRGNTTLKPQFESHVSTFYTDLETVHNSLRNEVKLLDENIGTRLLPITNVNKKAVGQDDEKLIEQIALLKKVLNDQSNDQKVVNL comes from the coding sequence ATGCCACAACCAGAATACATTCAAGAAAGACTACaaaatttagaagataTCGACATTAAAGTTTGTAAGATGTTGCATGAAGCATCTCAAATTGTCTTCACATTTGGTGAGTTGAAAAGAGGCAATACGACTCTGAAACCACAATTTGAATCCCACGTGAGCACCTTTTATACAGACCTTGAGACCGTTCATAATTCTTTAAGGAATGAagtgaaattattggatgaaaatattggaacGAGATTATTACCAATAACGAATGTCAATAAGAAGGCTGTGGGACAAGACGATGAAAAACTGATAGAGCAGATTGCattgttgaagaaagttttgAACGATCAATCTAATGACCAAAAAGTGGTAAATCTATAA
- the SMX3 gene encoding mRNA splicing protein SMX3 (ancestral locus Anc_7.539) has translation MKPVVVTLKFNRTQYKGTLVSTDNYFNVQLSNAEEIVAGEHKGKVGDIFIRCNNVLWIGEDLDKKASEEKGETD, from the coding sequence ATGAAACCTGTAGTGGTAACGCTGAAGTTCAATAGGACCCAGTACAAAGGAACGCTCGTGTCAACAGATAATTACTTCAATGTTCAATTAAGTAACGCCGAGGAAATAGTTGCTGGGGAACATAAGGGGAAAGTAGGTGATATATTTATCAGATGTAATAATGTTTTGTGGATTGGTGAAGATCTAGATAAGAAAGCCTCCGAAGAAAAAGGAGAAACCGATTAG
- the SEC23 gene encoding GTPase-activating protein SEC23 (ancestral locus Anc_7.537) produces MDFETNEDLNGVRFSWNVFPSTRTDAAKNVVPVGCLYTPLKELETVAPVVYNPIVCGGAQCKAVLNPYCTIDPRHNVWCCSICKNRNHLPTSYATMTQESMPVELQHTTIEYITSKPITVPPVFFFVIDVTAEEENLNQLKESIIASLALLPPNALVGVITYGNVVQLHDLSCETINRCNVFRGDREYQMDQLTEMLTGQKTINTMSPQAAVISPYSLRRFFLPLENFEFKLNQFIENLTPDRWSIPAGNRPLRATGSAVNIASLLMQGCFKQCAGRIIMFSSGPGTLAPGLVVNPELKDPLRSHHDIDSDRASHYKKACKFYNHVAERVAENGHTVDIFAGCYDQIGMSEMKQLTDATGGVLLLTDSFSTSIFKKSYLKLFEKDADGYLTMAFNANMSVKTSKELKLQGLIGHATPIKQKDAINVSDSEIGMGGTSSWKMASISPHHSYAVFFEISGTSAPALANEKAHLAFTQFITTYEHSSGTTRTRVTTVANQLLPFGSQGIAESFDQEAAAVLMARIAVYRAETSEVADVIRWIDRTLIKLCQKYGEYNKDDPLSFRLQPNFNLYPQFTYYLRRSQFLSVFNNSPDETAFYRHIFTREDTMNSLIMIQPTLTSFSMEEDPKPVLLDSISVRPNTILLLDTFFYILIYHGEQIAQWRKAGYQDDPEYVDFKNLLEEPKKEAVDLLIDRFPLPRFIDTEAGGSQARFLLSKLNPSDSYQDQSNISATVVFTDDVSLQSFMAHLQNVSVRGQA; encoded by the coding sequence ATGGATTTTGAAACTAACGAAGATCTTAACGGGGTCCGTTTCTCTTGGAACGTGTTCCCCTCCACAAGAACTGATGCAGCTAAGAACGTTGTTCCAGTCGGTTGTTTATATACAcctttgaaagaattggaaacagTGGCTCCGGTCGTGTACAACCCGATTGTTTGTGGTGGTGCCCAATGTAAGGCTGTTTTGAATCCATATTGTACGATTGATCCAAGGCACAACGTTTGGTGTTGTTCGATTTGTAAGAATAGAAATCACTTGCCAACTTCCTATGCTACCATGACTCAAGAGAGCATGCCTGTCGAATTACAGCATACTAccattgaatatattacttCCAAACCCATCACTGTTCCACctgtattttttttcgttATCGATGTTACCGCTGAGGAGgagaatttgaatcaattgaaagaatccATCATCGCATCCTTGGCATTATTGCCACCAAATGCATTAGTTGGTGTTATTACTTATGGTAATGTCGTTCAATTGCATGATTTATCTTGTGAAACAATCAATAGATGTAATGTCTTTAGAGGTGATAGGGAGTATCAAATGGATCAGTTAACCGAAATGTTGACTGGACAAAAAACAATCAATACAATGAGCCCACAAGCAGCAGTTATTTCTCCATATTCATTGAGAAGATTTTTCTTACctttagaaaattttgaattcaaattgaaccaattcattgaaaatttaacCCCAGATAGATGGTCTATCCCTGCAGGGAATAGACCACTAAGAGCTACTGGGTCAGCGGTAAATATTGCTTCCTTGTTAATGCAAGGCTGTTTCAAGCAATGTGCAGGAAGAATAATTATGTTTTCATCCGGTCCAGGTACTTTGGCACCAGGTTTGGTCGTCAATCCTGAATTGAAGGATCCATTGAGATCTCATCACGATATTGATAGTGACCGTGCTTCTCATTATAAGAAGGCATGTAAGTTCTATAATCATGTTGCCGAAAGAGTCGCTGAAAATGGCCATACTGTGGATATTTTTGCTGGATGTTATGATCAAATTGGTATGTCTgaaatgaaacaattaacTGATGCTACTGGAGGtgttttattattgacaGATTCCTTTTCCACTTcaattttcaagaaatctTACTTGAAGTTATTCGAAAAGGATGCTGACGGTTACTTAACCATGGCGTTCAATGCAAATATGTCCGTGAAGACAAGtaaagaattgaaactACAAGGTTTAATTGGTCATGCCACTCCAATTAAGCAGAAAGATGCCATTAATGTTAGTGACTCCGAAATTGGTATGGGTGGAACATCAAGCTGGAAAATGGCATCTATTTCACCACATCATTCCTATGCAGTTTTTTTCGAAATATCAGGGACTTCAGCACCTGCACTAGCTAATGAGAAGGCACATCTAGCATTCACACAATTTATTACCACATATGAACATTCTTCCGGGACAACTCGTACAAGAGTCACCACGGTTGCTAATCAATTATTACCATTTGGTAGTCAAGGTATTGCAGAATCTTTTGATCAAGAAGCTGCTGCAGTCTTAATGGCAAGAATTGCTGTTTACAGAGCTGAAACTTCTGAGGTTGCAGACGTCATTAGGTGGATTGACAGaactttaattaaattgtGTCAAAAATACGGTGAATACAATAAAGACGATCCACTTTCATTTAGATTACAGCCAAACTTCAATCTATATCCACAATTTACCTACTATTTAAGAAGATCTCAATTCTTAAGTGTCTTTAACAATTCACCTGATGAAACTGCATTCTACAGACATATTTTCACTAGAGAAGATACaatgaattctttaattatgATTCAACCAACCTTGACTTCATTCTCTATGGAAGAAGATCCTAAACCAGTATTGTTGGATTCTATCTCTGTGAGACCAAATACAATTTTATTGTTAGATACATTCTtctatattttaatttacCACGGTGAACAAATTGCCCAGTGGAGAAAAGCAGGTTATCAAGATGATCCAGAGTATGTGGACTTTAAAAATCTATTGGAAGaaccaaagaaggaagctgttgatttattgattGATAGATTCCCATTACCAAGGTTCATTGACACCGAAGCTGGTGGATCCCAAGCAAGATTCTTACTCTCTAAGTTGAATCCATCTGATAGTTATCAAGATCAAAGTAATATTAGCGCTACAGTGGTCTTTACTGATGATGTTTCTTTACAAAGCTTCATGGCTCACTTACAAAATGTTTCTGTACGCGGTCAAGCTTAA
- the GAB1 gene encoding GPI-anchor transamidase subunit GAB1 (ancestral locus Anc_7.538): MGALNKESYVVLGCIGIRLFVSLLFPSLQHQLDQAVEFSTPMTSFKSLYEGIYLLKNHIQVYDGGVVHHPVLLVWFFSQIPSEFLIDLLYAFIDGIIGYQLIQITKYLRKCTIPCWVVGAVYALNPLVLLSCVSRSSIIFTNLFISSALLYVLQGNILITAACIAIAGYLSVYPTLLLIPLLNMVRTTNRKVLTLVISLLTWQILLLLSYNVNGHDWNFLSATYGELITFGKVFPNLGLWWYFFVEMFDAFIPFFKAVFNLFLFSFIIPLTLRFHKQSLYAFVLCIGWIVLMKPYPTLGDSGFFLSFIPFFSPVFGYLRYPIFSSLLLLHGILLSPIFYHLWIDLGSGNSNFFYAISLVYALGLASILADLTWALLRYEYDDGKPNYKTKLTQI, from the coding sequence ATGGGTGCATTAAACAAAGAAAGTTATGTTGTTTTGGGTTGCATAGGGATTCGTCTCTTTGTTTCGTTGCTATTCCCTTCGTTGCAGCATCAACTGGATCAAGCCGTGGAGTTCTCCACCCCAATGACCTCTTTTAAGTCGTTATACGAGGGTATCTACCTTCTAAAGAACCATATTCAAGTGTACGACGGAGGTGTGGTACATCACCCTGTGTTATTGGTATGGTTCTTCTCACAAATCCCATCCGAATTTCTCATAGATTTGCTTTATGCATTTATCGATGGGATAATTGGGTACCAATTGATACAAATAACAAAATATCTAAGGAAATGTACTATTCCATGTTGGGTTGTCGGGGCTGTGTATGCATTAAACCCTTTGGTTTTGCTATCATGTGTGAGTAGATCTTCTATAATATTCACTAACCTCTTTATTTCGTCGGCACTTCTGTATGTGTTACAGGGAAATATCTTAATAACAGCTGCCTGTATTGCCATTGCTGGATACTTATCCGTGTACCCAACATTACTATTGattccattattaaatatggTTAGGACAACAAACAGAAAGGTGTTGACCCTTGTAATCAGTCTGTTAACTTGGCAaatactattattattgagTTACAATGTGAATGGGCATGACTGGAATTTTTTGAGTGCCACATACGGCGAACTAATAACTTTTGGGAAAGTATTCCCCAATTTAGGCTTATGGTGGTATTTTTTCGTTGAAATGTTTGATGCTTTCAtcccatttttcaaagcaGTCTTTAACCTCTTTTTATTCAGTTTTATCATTCCCCTAACTTTAAGGTTCCACAAACAATCACTATATGCATTTGTCTTATGTATTGGGTGGATTGTATTAATGAAACCATATCCAACGTTAGGTGATAGTGGGTTCTTCTTATCATTCATTCCATTTTTTAGTCCTGTGTTTGGGTATTTAAGATACCCCATATTTTCATCCTTATTATTGCTACATGGTATATTATTGTCCCCAATTTTTTACCATTTATGGATTGATCTTGGTTCAGGAAATAGTAATTTCTTTTATGCCATTTCATTAGTGTATGCTCTCGGGCTAGCTTCCATATTGGCCGACTTAACTTGGGCATTATTAAGATACGAGTACGATGATGGAAAACCAAATTATAAGACTAAACTAACTCAAatatag
- the AOS1 gene encoding E1 ubiquitin-activating protein AOS1 (ancestral locus Anc_7.536) produces the protein MSANHATNGTVKLSEEEIALYDRQIRLWGLEAQTNMRSAKVLLINLGSIGTEITKNIVLSGIGHLNILDNHIVTEEDLGCQFLLGKEDVGKNRLDATKTRIQEFNPRVNLSFDKANIEDMDASYFKKFDLVIGTELNTREAITLNTMTRQLNIPLYLAGSNGLFAYIFVDLIQFDAEDEKLRSIKATEPGKISQNREIISIDERISEDDDKIVYERIKTRNLYKPFQNMLDDATLNGKLTHRQLKRVSNALPLTLASFLSSFDDSSKETFETQTRNMCLKLGLPIETISTQYTEQFIRQRNVEFAPVAAVIGGALAQDVINILGKKQSPLNNFIIFDGITLEMRIFEL, from the coding sequence ATGTCTGCCAATCATGCTACCAACGGTACTGTCAAGTTGAGTGAAGAGGAGATTGCCCTTTATGACAGACAAATCCGATTATGGGGGCTTGAAGCTCAAACCAATATGCGTTCCGCCAAAGTTTTGCTGATAAATTTAGGATCCATTGGGACTGAAATAACGAAGAACATTGTTTTAAGTGGGATCGGTCACTTGAACATATTGGATAATCATATTGTAACTGAGGAAGACCTGGGTTGCCAATTCCTCCTGGGTAAAGAAGATGTGGGTAAGAACAGGCTTGATGCCACCAAAACAAGAATCCAAGAATTTAACCCAAGAGTGAATTTGAGTTTCGATAAAGCTAATATAGAGGACATGGATGCCTCTTACTTCAAGAAGTTTGATTTAGTGATAGGTACTGAATTGAACACTAGAGAGGCAATTACCCTTAACACGATGACTAGGCAACTAAATATTCCTTTGTATTTAGCAGGATCCAACGGGTTATTTGCCTACATATTCGTTGATCTTATCCAATTTGATGCTGAAGATGAGAAGCTGAGAAGCATAAAGGCTACAGAACCTGGGAAAATATCTCAAAATAGAGAAATCATAAGCATAGATGAACGCATTAGTGAAGATGACGATAAAATTGTTTACGAAAGGATTAAAACCAGAAATTTGTACAAACCATTCCAAAATATGTTAGATGATGCTACTCTAAATGGGAAATTGACTCACAGACAATTAAAGAGAGTGTCTAATGCTCTTCCCTTGACGTTGGCTTCCTTTTTGTCATCGTTTGATGATTCTTCGAAAGAAACTTTCGAAACTCAAACGAGAAATATGTGCCTGAAATTAGGTTTACCTATTGAGACAATTTCTACGCAATATACAGAGCAATTTATCAGACAAAGGAATGTAGAATTTGCACCCGTTGCTGCTGTTATAGGGGGTGCTCTAGCTCAAGATGTGATTAACATTCTAGGAAAAAAGCAGTCCCCTCtcaacaatttcattatcttcGATGGGATAACATTAGAGATGAGAATCTTTGAGCTTTAA